Within bacterium, the genomic segment CCGGCCGCGGGCGAGAGCCACGGGGCGGCGCCGGCGGCACCGGCACCCGCGGCCAGCCTTCGAAGAAACTCCCGCCGTCCTAGCCGGGTGTCCATGCGTGACTCCCCCTTCGTTGGCGCCGACGCGCAGCGCTCGGAAGCGTCCGGTTGGAATTCTCCGCCGATCCGCTCAAGTCCGTCACGGCGCACCGCGCGGGACGAGCGGCCGCATTACGGCGATGGTCTGCCGGGCCGCGGCGTCGAGCGTGGGGTCCGGCGCGACTTCCGCGGATACGAAGCCGTCGTAGCCGGCCGTCCGGAGCGACAACACGCACGCGGCGAAATCGAGGTGTCCCCACCCGGGCGCGCGCCGGTTCTCCTCGGCGACGTGAAAGTGCCACAATCGCGGCGCGGCGTCGCGCACGGCGGCCGCGGGATCCGCCTCCTCGAGGCTCATGTGGAACGTGTCCAAGAGAACGCCGACGTTGTCCTCGCCGAGGCGCGCGATCAGGTCCAGGACCTCGCGCGCCGTGTGCAGCCAGTTCGTCGAATGACGCCGGATCGGCTCCACTACCAGCCGGACGCCGCGCCCCCGGGCCGCCCGCGCGACCCGGCGGAGCGCCGGCAAGAGCCGTTCCTCCGCGCTCCGGCGGCTTTCTCCGTCGGGAACCCGCCCGTGGATCACTCCGATCGCCAGCAAGGCGCCGAAGCGGTGGGCCGCGTCGGTCTGTGCGAGCAGCCGCGCGACGGCACTTTCGCGCACCGACGGGTCGGGTGCCGTCAGACACAGCCCGTCGCGCGTGCATGCCTGTCCGGTCGCGATCGCGGATACGGTGAGACCGAGGGTCGTGACGGCGCGCTCCAGCGCGTCCAGGTCGAGCACCGATGGGTCGCGAATCGAAAGGTCGACCCCGTCAAACCCGTAGTCCGCCGCGACGCGGAGCGCGTCGAACGGGCGCGCGGGCGAATCGCCCGTTCCCGGGGCGGCCGCGTCGGGTACGGTCAGCGCGTAGCCGAGTTTCACCGGAGGGTCTCGGCTCAGAACGCGACAAACGCGTTCGACATCTCGGTGATCCGCCGCATCGCGTCCGGCGGCGCCGTGAGGTCCACCGCGGCGAGGTTCTCCTCCTGCTGCGCCACCGTCGTCGCGCCGACGAGGGCGCTCGTGATCCCCGGACGATTCATCACCCACGCCAGCGTCAGCTGGCCGACCGTGCATTCCGTCTCCGCGGCGAGTCGCCGCATTTCCTCGGCCAGCGCAAGGGTGCGCGCAGTCAGCCGCGCCGCGAACCCCGGCTGGGTCTT encodes:
- a CDS encoding sugar phosphate isomerase/epimerase family protein, coding for MKLGYALTVPDAAAPGTGDSPARPFDALRVAADYGFDGVDLSIRDPSVLDLDALERAVTTLGLTVSAIATGQACTRDGLCLTAPDPSVRESAVARLLAQTDAAHRFGALLAIGVIHGRVPDGESRRSAEERLLPALRRVARAARGRGVRLVVEPIRRHSTNWLHTAREVLDLIARLGEDNVGVLLDTFHMSLEEADPAAAVRDAAPRLWHFHVAEENRRAPGWGHLDFAACVLSLRTAGYDGFVSAEVAPDPTLDAAARQTIAVMRPLVPRGAP